The following proteins are encoded in a genomic region of Limanda limanda chromosome 22, fLimLim1.1, whole genome shotgun sequence:
- the ccl36.1 gene encoding C-C motif chemokine 36.1, with protein sequence MRSPHVLLLCVLGAALLSSVLCNNALGPTTCCFVFHEVKLPRARISSYQETDPNCPKKGVVFTTIKDRQICVKPTVDWVKRIMKKFISSRHLHRAAMRSPQVLLLCVLGAALLSSVLCNNALGPENCCFDFYPRQLMKARISSYQRTDFRCPKKAVFFRTKRSSKICVDPTLPWVQRIVEQLDEESL encoded by the exons ATGAGGTCTCCTcacgtcctgctgctgtgtgtcctgGGAGCTGCCCTGCTCTCCTCAGTGCTCTGCAACA atGCACTGGGTCCCACCacctgctgctttgtttttcacGAAGTAAAACTGCCGAGAGCTAGAATCAGCTCCTATCAGGAGACTGATCCGAACTGTCCGAAGAAGGGCGTTGT ttttacGACAATTAAGGATCGTCAAATCTGTGTGAAACCAACGGTCGACTGGGTAAAGAGAATCATGAAAAAATT caTCAGCTCCAGACATTTACATCGAGCCGCCATGAGGTCTCCTCaggtcctgctgctgtgtgtcctgGGAGCTGCCCTGCTCTCCTCAGTGCTCTGCAACA atGCACTAGGTCCCGAGAATTGCTGCTTTGATTTTTACCCAAGACAACTGATGAAAGCTAGAATCAGTTCCTATCAGAGGACTGATTTCAGGTGTCCGAAGAAGGCCGTCTT ttttagGACAAAGAGGTCTAGTAAAATCTGTGTGGATCCAACGCTCCCGTGGGTTCAGCGCATTGTGGAACAATTGGATGAGGAATCCTTGTAA
- the tada2b gene encoding transcriptional adapter 2-beta, producing the protein MADLGKKYCVNCLADVTNLRLRCTDCPDIELCPECFSAGAEIGNHRRWHGYQQVDGGRFSLWGPEAEGGWTSREEQSLLDAIEQYGFGNWEDMAAHVGASRTPQEVMEHYVTMYIHGNLGKACIPDNIPNRVTDHTCPSGGPLSPSLTTPLPPLDITLAEQQQLGYMPLRDDYEIEYDQDAEKLISGLSVNYDDEDVEIEMKRTHVDMYVRKLKERQRRKNIARDYNLVPVFLGRDKKDKEKEKPGAQGVVGPAAGVGGVGAGAIGSGSATAAGSGSVPSTPKRKITKEEKDQRVRLRGLCQFMAHREFEDFFENMHKERGLRAKVRELQRYRRNGITRLEESAEYEAARHKREKRKENKSVVTSKRGSGGGGGLGSGMGLGGGAGGGGGIAGGLGVGGGIKEEGKDGEFSAIENLTGFELLSDREKVLCNSLNLSPARYLTVKTIIIKDHLQKRQGIPAKSRLPSYLDKVLKKRILTFLTESGWISRDAS; encoded by the exons ATGGCCGACCTGGGCAAGAAGTACTGCGTGAACTGCCTGGCAGACGTCACCAACCTGCGGCTCCGCTGCACCGACTGCCCGGACATCGAGCTGTGTCCGGAGTGCTTCTCGGCGGGGGCGGAGATCGGGAACCACCGGAGATGGCACGGCTACCAGCAGGTCGACGGCGGCCGCTTCTCCCTCTGGGGTCCCGAGGCAGAGGGAGGATGGACCAGCAGGGAAGAGCAGTCGCTCCTCGATGCCATCGAGCAGTACGGCTTTGGAAACTGG gAGGACATGGCCGCTCACGTTGGAGCATCACGTACTCCTCAGGAAGTCATGGAACACTATGTCACCATGTACATCCACGGAAACCTGGGTAAGGCCTGCATCCCGGACAACATTCCCAACCGAGTCACCGACCACACCTGCCCCAGTGGGGGTCCCCTGTCGCCCAGCCTGACCACCCCTCTCCCCCCACTGGATATCACCctggctgagcagcagcagctgggctACATGCCGCTGCGGGACGATTATGAGATTGAATACGACCAGGACGCAGAGAAGCTCATCAGCGGCCTCTCTGTGAACTACGACGACGAGGATGTGGAGATTGAGATGAAACGCACCCACGTGGACATGTATGTGCGGAAGCTCAAAGAACGACAGAGACGTAAGAACATTGCCCGAGACTACAACCTGGTTCCTGTGTTCCTTGGCCGAGACAAGAAAgacaaggagaaggagaaaccaGGAGCCCAGGGAGTCGTGGGCCCTGCTGCTGGTGTGGGCGGGGTGGGAGCTGGCGCAATTGGATCAGGTTCGGCAACAGCGGCAGGATCAGGCTCGGTTCCAAGTACACCCAAAAGAAAGATCACCAAGGAAGAGAAGGACCAGCGAGTGAGGCTGCGGGGGCTTTGCCAGTTCATGGCCCATCGGGAGTTTGAAGACTTCTTTGAGAACATGCATAAAGAGCGCGGGCTGAGGGCCAAGGTGCGTGAGCTGCAGCGCTACCGTCGAAATGGCATCACCCGCCTGGAGGAGTCGGCCGAGTATGAGGCCGCACGCCACAAACGGGAGAAACGCAAAGAGAACAAAAGTGTGGTCACCTCCAAACGGGGCAGCGGAGGAGGCGGCGGGCTTGGCTCGGGGATGGGACTCGGGGGTGGAGCCGGAGGGGGAGGGGGCATTGCTGGAGGGTTAGGGGTAGGAGGCGGGATCAAAGAAGAAGGTAAAGATGGCGAGTTTTCTGCCATCGAGAATCTGACAGGCTTTGAGCTGCTGTCGGACAGAGAGAAGGTGCTGTGCAACTCTCTCAACCTCAGTCCAGCTCGCTACCTGACTGTCAAAACCATCATCATCAAAGATCACCTGCAGAAACGGCAAGGCATCCCCGCCAAGAGCCGGCTGCCCAGCTACCTGGACAAAGTCCTCAAGAAGCGCATTCTCACCTTCCTCACAGAAAGCGGCTGGATATCCCGAGACGCCTCCTAG
- the ccdc96 gene encoding coiled-coil domain-containing protein 96: MDRGSEQGDHEVKKPEDNGNLTSSTNGKEGVQAVMESASESGEQIPATDSLTTSKHLQEDSEQSVSHEFDIIDGDGGPTVHLETSENEGGTRPAQEEEKEAEEEEVAAASPDPTQGEDVISEDEEQLLWRKLCEERDKALKRNSQLQMTLAKYFRKKSRDTVQLEIPCSGQLQEYGKSNILTDLKQQLASDLKVAQQEEEKLRLQSQEKSDKVEKEWQEFVALKRDVAVKVLSRYMPKRTAQAKVESTLASEQLKQDKLIKLSVMSIKLKMRIQRLEAELREVEDQRKDPVQLFIGQLHAARVEQKKLVERQNEESIRLQNRIRSDLEVLSNVKEKLFWSQREVQAKREQLAEVEVIVARKREVLTKTKNELKSLQMNTQRLKESHGLLGNRLLLRDYEDTVDACAQLEERLEYLKRHTSELYENMEQ; encoded by the exons ATGGACAGAGGGTCAGAACAAGGAGATCACGAGGTGAAGAAACCAGAAGACAATGGTAATCTCACTTCTTCTACTAATGGGAAAGAAGGGGTCCAAGCTGTAATGGAATCCGCCTCTGAGAGCGGAGAGCAGATCCCTGCCACCGACAGCCTCACAACAAGCAAACACCTGCAGGAGGACAGTGAACAGTCTGTGTCCCATGAGTTTGACATCATTGATGGCGATGGAGGTCCCACAGTGCACCTTGAGACCTCGGAGAACGAGGGGGGTACGAGGCCTgcgcaggaggaagagaaggaggctgaagaagaggaggtcgCTGCTGCCAGCCCCGACCCGACACAAGGTGAAGACGTCAtcagtgaggatgaggagcagcttCTGTGGAGGAAGCTCTGTGAAGAGAGAGATAAAGCCCTCAAACGCAACAGCCAGCTGCAGATGACGCTTGCCAAGTACTTCAGAAAGAAGTCCAGAGACACGGTCCAGCTGGAGATACCTTGCTCAGGACAACTGCAGGAGTATGGGAAGTCCAACATCCTGACTGACTTGAAACAGCAGCTCGCCTCTGACTTAAAGGTGGcccagcaggaggaagagaagctgaggTTACAGTCCCAGGAGAAGTCAGACAAG GTGGAGAAGGAATGGCAAGAGTTTGTGGCACTGAAGCGGGATGTAGCCGTGAAAGTGCTCAGCCGATACATGCCTAAACGAACAGCTCAGGCCAAAGTGGAATCGACGCTGGCATCGGAGCAGCTTAAGCAGGACAAGCTGATCAAGCTGTCGGTGATGTCCATAAAGCTGAAGATGAGAATCCAACGACTGGAAGCAGAGCTCCGAGAGGTCGAGGACCAGCGCAAGGACCCTGTGCAGCTCTTCATCGGACAGCTGCATGCTGCAAGGGTGGAGCAAAAAAAGCTTGTCGAAAGGCAAAATGAGGAATCGATTAGGCTTCAGAACAGGATCCGCAGCGACTTGGAG GTCCTGTCAAACGTAAAGGAGAAGCTGTTCTGGAGTCAGAGGGAGGTCCAGGCCAAGCGGGAGCAGCTGGCAGAGGTGGAGGTCATTGTTGCAAGGAAGAGAGAAGTCCTGACCAAGACCAAGAATGAACTCAAAAGTCTGCAGATGAACACCCAGAGGCTGAAGGAGAGCCACGGCTTACTGGGGAACAGGCTCCTGCTGCGGGACTACGAGGACACTGTGGATGCCTGTGCCCAGCTGGAGGAACGGCTGGAGTATCTGAAGCGCCACACATCTGAGCTGTATGAAAACATGGAACAATAA
- the LOC132996078 gene encoding eotaxin-like → MRSPHILLLCVLGAALLSSVLCNNALGPVACCFKLKNYEDPPLKRARISSYQRTDPNCPKKGVVFTTKNKSVICVHANLEWVQDIMNKLDEESL, encoded by the exons ATGAGGTCCCctcacatcctgctgctgtgtgtcctgGGAGCTGCCCTGCTCTCCTCAGTGCTCTGCAACA atGCACTGGGTCCCGTCGCCTGCtgctttaaattaaaaaattacgAAGACCCACCACTGAAGAGAGCTAGAATCAGCTCCTATCAGAGGACTGATCCGAACTGTCCAAAGAAGGGCGTTGT TTTTACGACAAAGAACAAGTCTGTAATCTGTGTGCATGCAAACCTCGAGTGGGTTCAGGACATCATGAACAAATTGGATGAAGAATCCTTGTAA
- the grpel1 gene encoding grpE protein homolog 1, mitochondrial, with amino-acid sequence MASWCVRAVRQSYSLVASPALIRGSQRFLCAATQQKSGPGSEDDAAEKPAQSAAEKALTEDKSLLEEQLKEMTDKYKRALADTENLRTRSQKMIADAKLYGIQGFCKDLLEVADILEKATESVPKEEVTSQNPHLKSLYDGLVMTESQIQKVFTKHGLVKLNPEGQKFDPYEHEALFHAPVEGKEPGTVALVTKVGYKIHGRTLRPALVGVAKAP; translated from the exons ATGGCGAGCTGGTGTGTTCGAGCAGTGAGACAGAGCTACTCTCTAGTAGCCTCGCCCGCGTTGATACG AGGGTCCCAGCGCTTTTTATGTGCGGCCACCCAGCAGAAGAGTGGCCCCGGGTCGGAGGATGATGCAGCCGAGAAGCCGGCGCAGAGTGCAGCAGAGAAAGCCTTGACGGAGGACAAGTccctgctggaggagcagctcaaGGAAATGACA GATAAGTACAAGCGGGCCCTAGCTGACACGGAGAACCTCAGGACACGGAGTCAGAAGATGATAGCGGACGCGAAATTATACG GGATCCAGGGCTTCTGCAAGGACCTGCTGGAAGTGGCCGACATCTTGGAGAAGGCCACAGAGAGCGTGCCCAAGGAGGAGGTGACGAGCCAGAACCCTCACCTGAAGAGCCTGTACGACGGCCTGGTGATGACCGAGTCCCAGATCCAGAAAGTGTTCACCAAGCACGGCCTGGTCAAGCTCAACCCCGAGGGCCAGAAGTTCGACCCCTACGAGCACGAGGCCCTCTTCCACGCCCCTGTCGAGGGCAAGGAGCCGGGCACCGTCGCCTTAGTGACCAAAGTGGGCTACAAGATTCACGGTCGCACCCTCAGGCCAGCGTTGGTGGGTGTGGCCAAAGCCCCATAG